The DNA segment TAGGTGCTACGCCGCTGCCGATACGCCCCGGTGGTGTTGCCGTAGCCCTGACCCAGTAGCCAGGAATCGGGGCCGGGCGCACCCGCGAAGGGCAGGCCGAACTGGCGGGAGGGCGGGGCGATGGCACTCAGCGGCAGGGCCGGGGCGTAGTGGGCGGCGGCCAGGGAAGGGAACATCAGGCCACACAGGGCGGCTACGGTTCGTCTTGCCGGGTGGCCGCGCCAGGGGGCCGGGGTGGGGGAGGGCATACGCGATCTTGCCTTAATTCCTTATTCAGAGGCGTGCCAGCGGCTACGGTTGGAAGGCGGAGGGCGCGGGCGGTTCAGACCTCTGCTCCGCGTGTCGCCGCGCCGGGTCTACTCTGGACCCATGACCCAGATGGCCCCTGCTGCCCACATTCCGCTGAACCGCGAACGCCTGATCGCCCCCGGCCCGGTGGAGGTGGACCCGCGCGTGCTGCTGGAACTGGCCCAGCCGCAGATGCACCACCGCAGCCGTGACGCTGCTGCCAAATTGCTGGAGGCGCGGCAGAAACTGAGCCGCCTGCTGGGCGATCCCTATGAAGCGGTAATCACCACCAGCAGCGGCACCGGGGCCTTCGAGGGCGCGCTGGTCAGCACCACGCCTGCTGGGGCAAAGGTGGTCAACGCGCAGGCCGGAAAATTCAGCGAGCGCTGGGGCGACATGGCGGGCCGCTTCGGCTACGACGTGGGGATCGTCGCCCGCCCCTGGGGCGAACTGCTGGACGCGGATGAGGTGGCTGAAGCCAGCCGCGACGCCACAACTTTGCTGATCACCCACAGCGAAACCAGCACCGGGGCCTTGCATGATCTGGAGGCGATTGCACGGGCGGCCAAATTGCAGAATCCCGATCTGATCATCATTGCCGACTGCGTGACCTCCTACGGCGTGGCGGAGTTGCGGGCCGCTGCCTGGGGCGTGGATGTGATCGTGTCGGGCAGCCAGAAGGGAACGGCCACGCCGCCAGGCCTGGGCTTCGTGCTGTTTAGCCCGGAAGTGCAGGCCCGCATGGTGCAGAACACCGCCCACGGCTACTACCT comes from the Deinococcus sp. AJ005 genome and includes:
- a CDS encoding aminotransferase class V-fold PLP-dependent enzyme; the encoded protein is MAPAAHIPLNRERLIAPGPVEVDPRVLLELAQPQMHHRSRDAAAKLLEARQKLSRLLGDPYEAVITTSSGTGAFEGALVSTTPAGAKVVNAQAGKFSERWGDMAGRFGYDVGIVARPWGELLDADEVAEASRDATTLLITHSETSTGALHDLEAIARAAKLQNPDLIIIADCVTSYGVAELRAAAWGVDVIVSGSQKGTATPPGLGFVLFSPEVQARMVQNTAHGYYLDLTRELKGQKAGNTPQTPAINLIYALSAALDRPLSVPLEVLWAEQERKAKALIAAGTALGCPSWTARPSPAVAVLKAPEGLTGRQIAAALTGLGQRALAGQAPHEDTVFRVSTMGYADRYDALGVAGMLEDAFAALGHEFERGVAVSAAWAAMK